In Candidatus Aquicultor sp., a genomic segment contains:
- a CDS encoding nucleotidyltransferase family protein: protein MVDAVVLAGGNAKELAPVPAKGLVPINGRPMVNYVIDALRRCSDIGRICVVVPVEYSLNGAGEGVDLMVESGSLPDVTRAGIDHLGATDKVLILSSDIPLITPEAITDFLARCSERKASLYYPIVKYGESEKRFPDVKRTYARVREGRFTGGNIVLVDPSFITNNMSLIDRIYELRKQPVKIAGVLGYGFLLRFILGRLSIQQIEERIGQITSTTCAGIITPYVEIGVDVDKESDLALATKALGGSVNG from the coding sequence ATGGTTGATGCAGTAGTTTTAGCAGGCGGTAACGCGAAAGAATTAGCGCCTGTTCCGGCAAAAGGGCTGGTGCCGATCAACGGCAGGCCTATGGTAAACTATGTTATCGATGCGCTGCGTCGTTGCAGTGATATCGGCCGCATCTGCGTCGTGGTTCCGGTCGAATACTCGCTCAACGGAGCGGGAGAAGGCGTCGATCTCATGGTAGAAAGTGGGAGTCTTCCCGATGTTACACGAGCGGGCATCGATCATCTCGGCGCCACCGATAAGGTTCTTATTCTATCATCCGATATTCCGCTTATCACACCTGAAGCTATCACGGATTTTCTTGCCAGGTGCAGCGAGCGCAAGGCGTCGCTTTATTATCCGATCGTTAAATACGGTGAATCCGAGAAGCGTTTCCCCGATGTAAAGCGTACCTATGCACGGGTACGGGAAGGGCGTTTTACCGGCGGTAATATCGTTCTGGTCGACCCCAGTTTTATCACCAATAATATGAGCCTCATAGATCGCATTTATGAACTTCGCAAGCAACCGGTAAAGATCGCCGGTGTTTTAGGATATGGGTTTTTACTGCGGTTTATTCTAGGGCGGCTTAGCATACAACAAATTGAGGAAAGAATTGGGCAAATAACCAGTACGACATGTGCAGGGATTATTACACCCTATGTTGAAATAGGCGTCGATGTAGATAAAGAATCGGATCTTGCACTGGCAACGAAAGCGCTAGGCGGGAGCGTAAATGGGTAG
- a CDS encoding 50S ribosomal protein L25 → MEIAELKAEKREIAGKESSKKLRRDGRVPAIVYSGGKATEISVNAREFSALTHSDAGKNVIVKLKIPGVKKAPNAIIKEVQRNPIKNEYFHVDFQEIAMDELIQAMIPVVHVGDAAGIKLGGILERHLDQLEIEGLPGAMPDHLDIDITDMQIGDSIHAKDVQLPGDMAMLTDPDAVLLTIAAAAAAEVETTAVESIEPAVVAGGGEAAASEEG, encoded by the coding sequence ATGGAGATAGCAGAGCTTAAAGCAGAAAAGCGCGAGATTGCCGGTAAAGAATCAAGCAAGAAGCTCAGAAGAGATGGAAGAGTACCGGCGATCGTCTACAGCGGTGGAAAGGCCACCGAGATCTCGGTAAACGCGCGGGAGTTTTCGGCACTTACGCATTCGGATGCCGGGAAGAACGTCATCGTTAAGCTAAAAATACCAGGCGTAAAGAAAGCGCCGAACGCGATTATCAAAGAAGTCCAGCGCAATCCGATTAAGAACGAGTACTTCCACGTGGATTTCCAGGAAATCGCGATGGACGAGCTGATTCAAGCCATGATCCCGGTTGTCCATGTTGGCGATGCGGCGGGCATTAAGCTTGGCGGTATCTTGGAACGTCATCTTGATCAGCTGGAAATCGAGGGTTTGCCAGGTGCTATGCCTGATCACTTAGATATCGATATTACTGATATGCAGATCGGCGATAGCATTCATGCTAAAGACGTCCAGCTACCGGGCGACATGGCTATGCTCACCGACCCGGATGCAGTTCTTCTAACGATTGCTGCTGCAGCTGCGGCAGAGGTTGAAACAACTGCCGTTGAAAGCATTGAGCCGGCAGTGGTTGCGGGCGGCGGCGAAGCTGCAGCCAGTGAAGAGGGCTAA
- the pth gene encoding aminoacyl-tRNA hydrolase: MYIVVGLGNPGIEYETTRHNVGFMVIDRLADVANVKLNQKNRLARWGEGVVAGERVLLAQPLTFMNNSGVAVCQLLNDTQTTAEHLIVIYDDLDLEPGRIRVRTDGGSGGHKGIKSIIAQAGTDEFIRVRVGIGRPPGRMDAADYVLRPFSDRDWEEIEFAIIRATDAIEYIIENGVERAMNEFNRKEEVAE; this comes from the coding sequence ATGTATATAGTTGTCGGCTTAGGGAACCCAGGAATCGAATACGAAACCACGCGCCACAACGTCGGCTTTATGGTGATCGACCGGCTTGCCGATGTTGCGAACGTGAAACTCAACCAGAAAAACCGGCTTGCCCGCTGGGGTGAAGGCGTAGTAGCTGGTGAGCGCGTACTTCTTGCGCAGCCGCTTACCTTTATGAACAATAGCGGTGTGGCGGTGTGCCAGCTCCTTAATGACACTCAGACCACCGCGGAACATCTTATCGTTATCTACGACGACCTTGACCTTGAACCGGGCAGGATACGGGTGCGCACTGACGGCGGCTCCGGCGGACATAAAGGGATAAAGTCCATTATCGCCCAAGCCGGAACCGATGAGTTTATCCGGGTGCGTGTCGGCATCGGGCGCCCTCCCGGCAGAATGGACGCGGCAGACTACGTGCTTCGCCCATTTAGCGACCGCGATTGGGAAGAGATCGAGTTTGCGATTATACGGGCGACAGATGCTATCGAGTACATTATCGAAAACGGTGTCGAACGGGCGATGAACGAGTTCAACCGGAAAGAAGAGGTTGCCGAATAG
- the mfd gene encoding transcription-repair coupling factor, which produces MRLDSTVSILQKNKQFRGVIEDIRAGEQTVMTVGTAARPYVVAVLYAALNRPIFIITPNAERARRTVANARAFGTPAELFPDVETMPYDSLSPSAAAIGRRFAVLESIEAGTPGVWVAPVQAALRTIPPAYEGVHRSRSLRAGDEIDFYKLADVLVAMGYVRVPLVEDNGQFSLRGGIIDIFPSHMDEPVRVELFGDEIDSIRPFSASTQRSNGGLKEVKLYGCRQVALTDITVARASKTLPEDVPEWLADEIGRIKDKQHFEGIDKYLPFFYEASETVTDYIPRKAIIIIDEPEEAFQHAGHYLEQQLAYIDHLVEHGAMVKPVRSYFADPSDVRARVAVELTSIGSDSDRFVCKAAPIQHTSGAKLTELLAGYLGRGMTTVVSCVDDGQCNKLAQSLARENVDFSRDFKPGAKRVSLLTGNLQSGFESSDLNLAVIAIADIYRHASVSTKRKPAEKGTAISSIAELAIGDYVVHSAHGIAVYAGLQRREVAGVIRDYALLEYAGSDRLFVPTDQLDRITKYIGAAGETPPVSRLGSADWLKAKKKAKASVKKVAYDLLSLYATRAQVKGTAFSPDTPWQQELEDSFIYDETPDQLMAIEDVKSDMETDRPMDRLICGDVGYGKTEVAVRAAFKAIADGKQVMVLVPTTILAQQHYSTFSERLSAFPVSVEMVSRFKTAAQQKDIITRFNEGKVDVLIGTHRLLSSDVKPLDLGLIIIDEEQRFGVNDKEKLRAYKQSVDVLALSATPIPRTLQMSLAGVRDMSTIETPPEGRTPIVTHVGQYDEDMLIAAIRRELGRGGQVYYVHNRVESIDRVARRVNELIPDARVGVAHGQMSEHQLEKVMMTFLKREYDVLVCTTIIESGIDIPSVNTLIVDHAEILGLAQLYQLRGRVGRTKERAYAYFFYSPQRVLTMQAFERLKTISDFTALGSGIKIALRDLEIRGAGSLLGAEQHGHMSSVGFELYCQMLKEAIDEFEGKPVVDPTEIKIDIPVSAYVPDAYITEESLRIEAYKKVILANDMSDIEQIGIELSDRYGARPEPTERLLDIAKLRVLCKQSGISEITYQNKKLRIAPIAFARRQEVTLKSKYHTVSINTQRQYLSATLQEPAHIIPFLFRLFDDIMRALTTEVMVSQKAR; this is translated from the coding sequence GTGAGATTAGACAGTACCGTAAGCATTCTTCAAAAGAATAAACAATTTAGAGGCGTGATTGAAGATATTAGGGCCGGCGAGCAGACCGTGATGACGGTCGGCACAGCAGCCCGCCCATATGTGGTCGCAGTGCTTTACGCTGCTCTCAATCGCCCTATCTTTATTATTACCCCTAACGCCGAGCGGGCGCGTCGCACGGTGGCAAACGCACGAGCGTTTGGCACACCGGCGGAGCTGTTTCCCGACGTTGAGACCATGCCATATGATTCTTTAAGCCCGAGCGCTGCCGCCATCGGTCGCCGGTTCGCTGTTCTTGAGAGCATCGAGGCCGGCACTCCCGGCGTTTGGGTGGCGCCCGTTCAGGCGGCACTTCGAACGATTCCACCGGCATATGAAGGCGTACATCGCTCACGCAGTCTTCGTGCCGGCGATGAGATCGACTTCTATAAACTGGCCGACGTGCTGGTGGCGATGGGATACGTACGCGTTCCGCTCGTTGAGGACAACGGGCAGTTTAGTTTGCGCGGCGGCATCATCGATATCTTCCCATCCCACATGGATGAGCCGGTACGGGTCGAGCTTTTCGGCGATGAAATTGATTCAATTCGCCCGTTTAGTGCATCGACACAGCGCTCAAACGGCGGCCTAAAAGAAGTTAAGTTATACGGTTGCCGCCAGGTTGCGTTAACGGATATAACCGTCGCGCGAGCGTCAAAAACACTGCCCGAGGACGTGCCGGAGTGGCTTGCCGATGAAATCGGCAGAATCAAGGACAAACAGCATTTCGAGGGAATCGATAAGTATCTGCCGTTTTTCTACGAGGCGTCCGAAACCGTTACCGATTATATACCGCGCAAGGCGATTATAATTATTGACGAGCCGGAAGAAGCGTTTCAGCACGCCGGGCACTACCTTGAACAACAGCTCGCTTATATCGATCACTTAGTCGAGCACGGGGCGATGGTAAAACCGGTCCGCTCATATTTTGCCGATCCGTCCGACGTGCGCGCACGTGTTGCCGTTGAGCTTACGTCAATCGGTTCAGATTCAGACCGGTTTGTATGCAAGGCCGCTCCCATTCAACACACCTCCGGAGCGAAGCTTACCGAGCTGCTTGCCGGGTATCTTGGGCGAGGCATGACAACGGTGGTTTCCTGCGTCGATGACGGGCAATGCAATAAGCTTGCTCAATCACTTGCCAGGGAGAACGTCGATTTTTCCCGTGATTTCAAACCGGGCGCCAAACGGGTCAGCCTTCTCACCGGAAATCTGCAAAGCGGTTTTGAGAGTAGCGATCTTAATCTTGCCGTTATTGCGATAGCCGATATTTACAGACATGCCAGCGTGTCTACCAAAAGAAAACCCGCTGAAAAGGGTACGGCGATTAGCAGTATCGCCGAGCTTGCGATCGGCGATTACGTCGTGCACAGCGCGCACGGAATCGCTGTATACGCAGGCCTGCAGCGCCGTGAAGTCGCCGGAGTCATCCGCGACTATGCATTGTTAGAGTATGCGGGTTCCGACCGCCTCTTTGTACCGACCGATCAACTCGATCGTATTACGAAATACATCGGTGCAGCGGGTGAAACCCCGCCGGTATCGCGGCTCGGCAGCGCCGATTGGCTCAAAGCCAAAAAAAAAGCGAAAGCCTCGGTTAAAAAAGTCGCCTATGATTTACTCTCACTCTACGCCACCCGCGCTCAGGTAAAGGGAACAGCGTTCTCACCCGATACGCCGTGGCAACAGGAGCTTGAAGACTCGTTCATCTACGACGAGACGCCGGATCAGCTCATGGCGATCGAAGACGTTAAGAGCGATATGGAAACCGATCGCCCTATGGACCGTTTGATCTGCGGCGATGTCGGTTACGGAAAGACCGAAGTGGCGGTTCGTGCCGCCTTTAAAGCCATCGCCGACGGCAAACAGGTGATGGTGCTCGTACCGACGACAATTCTGGCACAGCAACATTACAGCACGTTCAGCGAGCGGCTCTCGGCGTTTCCGGTTTCGGTAGAAATGGTAAGCCGGTTCAAAACGGCCGCGCAACAAAAAGATATCATTACGCGATTTAATGAGGGTAAGGTCGATGTCTTAATCGGCACGCACCGTTTGCTTTCAAGCGATGTCAAGCCGTTGGACCTGGGACTCATCATTATCGATGAGGAGCAGCGCTTCGGTGTTAACGACAAGGAAAAACTCCGGGCATACAAGCAAAGCGTCGACGTCCTGGCGCTATCGGCCACGCCGATTCCCCGCACGCTGCAAATGTCGCTTGCGGGCGTGCGCGATATGTCGACAATTGAGACGCCGCCGGAAGGGCGAACGCCGATCGTTACCCACGTCGGGCAGTATGACGAGGACATGCTTATTGCAGCTATTCGGCGCGAGCTCGGTAGAGGCGGCCAAGTCTATTATGTACATAATCGCGTTGAAAGCATCGACCGCGTCGCTAGGCGGGTAAACGAGCTTATTCCGGATGCGCGCGTCGGTGTGGCGCACGGCCAGATGAGCGAGCACCAGCTTGAGAAGGTAATGATGACATTCCTCAAGCGGGAATACGACGTGCTGGTGTGTACGACCATCATTGAATCGGGGATCGATATCCCATCGGTTAATACGCTTATTGTCGATCACGCCGAGATACTCGGGCTTGCACAGCTTTACCAGCTCAGGGGCAGAGTCGGTAGGACAAAAGAGCGCGCGTACGCGTACTTCTTCTATTCGCCGCAGCGGGTGCTGACCATGCAGGCGTTTGAGCGCCTTAAGACAATCAGCGACTTTACCGCGCTCGGTTCGGGCATCAAGATAGCCCTTCGCGATCTAGAGATACGAGGCGCGGGTAGTCTGCTTGGCGCCGAGCAGCACGGCCACATGTCTTCGGTCGGGTTCGAGCTCTACTGCCAAATGCTGAAAGAGGCAATCGATGAGTTCGAAGGCAAACCGGTGGTCGACCCGACCGAGATCAAAATCGATATCCCGGTGAGCGCATATGTTCCGGATGCGTATATTACTGAGGAGAGCCTGCGCATTGAAGCATATAAAAAGGTGATACTCGCTAACGACATGTCGGATATTGAACAAATCGGTATCGAGCTGTCCGACCGATACGGCGCACGCCCCGAACCGACTGAGAGGTTGCTGGATATCGCTAAACTCCGCGTACTATGCAAACAATCTGGAATTAGTGAAATAACGTATCAAAACAAAAAACTTCGTATAGCGCCGATCGCATTTGCCCGAAGACAAGAAGTGACACTGAAAAGTAAGTACCACACGGTATCGATTAACACCCAACGGCAGTATCTTTCAGCAACTTTGCAAGAACCCGCCCACATAATACCTTTTCTTTTCAGGTTATTTGATGATATAATGAGGGCGCTCACTACGGAGGTAATGGTAAGCCAGAAAGCGAGGTAA
- a CDS encoding ribose-phosphate pyrophosphokinase, whose product MSSEQSKRLMVFSGRSNPDLGAEIASHLGVQPGKVDISTFSNGEIYCRYLESVRGAEAFIVQTLAEPINDSLVELLIMVDALKRASAYKVYAVIPHYGYARQDRKSAAREPITAKLIADLLMTAGINRLVTVDLHAGQIQGFFNVPVDHLMGLPLLVKYFEDKKLENVTIVSPDVGRVKTAKRFADKLGAELAIMHKTRPQHNVAEITHIIGEVNGRTCIMIDDMVDTAGTLASGAQALANHGAVEVYAAATHPVLSGPAVERIEKSSIKELVLTNTIPVPAEKMISKFTVLSIAQLLAKAMKNVYEDRSVSDLFDGQNQS is encoded by the coding sequence ATGTCAAGCGAACAAAGTAAACGGTTAATGGTATTTAGCGGGCGATCCAACCCGGATTTAGGGGCAGAGATCGCTTCGCACTTGGGAGTTCAGCCCGGCAAAGTCGATATCTCAACGTTTAGCAACGGCGAGATCTATTGCCGTTACCTCGAGAGCGTCCGTGGCGCTGAGGCGTTTATCGTCCAGACGCTTGCCGAGCCGATTAACGATAGCCTTGTTGAGCTTCTTATTATGGTGGATGCCTTAAAGCGGGCATCGGCTTACAAGGTTTATGCGGTTATTCCGCACTATGGGTACGCTCGTCAAGACCGCAAATCAGCGGCACGCGAGCCTATTACCGCAAAACTGATAGCCGACCTTTTGATGACGGCAGGAATCAACCGCTTGGTTACTGTAGATCTACATGCGGGGCAGATTCAGGGCTTCTTTAATGTTCCGGTTGACCACCTGATGGGCCTCCCGTTGCTCGTCAAATATTTCGAAGATAAGAAATTAGAAAATGTCACCATTGTTTCGCCTGATGTCGGACGGGTAAAGACAGCAAAAAGATTTGCTGATAAACTCGGGGCCGAGCTTGCGATTATGCATAAAACACGCCCGCAGCATAATGTGGCCGAGATTACCCACATTATCGGCGAGGTCAACGGGCGCACCTGCATAATGATCGACGATATGGTCGACACTGCCGGAACGCTGGCAAGCGGCGCACAAGCGCTGGCGAATCATGGGGCGGTTGAGGTTTATGCCGCGGCTACGCACCCGGTACTATCCGGGCCGGCAGTCGAGCGAATTGAGAAGTCATCGATAAAAGAGCTCGTGCTGACAAATACGATACCGGTACCGGCGGAAAAAATGATTTCGAAATTCACGGTACTCTCAATTGCCCAGCTTCTTGCCAAAGCGATGAAAAATGTCTACGAGGACCGTTCGGTCAGCGATCTGTTCGATGGCCAAAATCAGTCATAG
- a CDS encoding copper amine oxidase N-terminal domain-containing protein, translating into MKRALRVVLVVLAAFLLSSGTAWASSEISIKVNGVGLSTEIPPLIVSNRTMVPMRSISEALGADVVWDQKNQTVILEKSDTIIRLPIGSSVATKNDHPVRLDVPAMVIEGRTLVPARFISEAFGADVTWDNPTRAVLIAAQETRAGKSALDIFNTATASNDALSSYKFNGSIKMAMFAAPSAVATINIETAVYGAFKTPQEVYSKTSIVSSNFDIDLGDSETFTNGTNYYEKVGDRWEKLESSGPNQLLDGGAFDNPTTILSMPGSIKKVAAFGNDALVAGKPHYTIYLKLDPDDYKAELRNTISKLGPDDLSADEKALAERNYDELLKGLRFDAVYKVFIDKATLVADYVEMRSITKMSVEGQGLTTTSSSGSFTIFAINQPVEMPVVK; encoded by the coding sequence ATGAAACGTGCGCTTAGGGTTGTCCTTGTAGTGCTGGCAGCTTTTCTACTGTCGTCAGGCACCGCTTGGGCTTCTTCAGAGATATCGATAAAAGTTAACGGGGTTGGCCTCTCCACAGAGATACCGCCTCTTATTGTATCGAATCGAACGATGGTACCGATGCGCAGCATTAGCGAAGCGCTTGGTGCCGATGTCGTCTGGGACCAGAAGAACCAGACAGTTATCCTCGAAAAATCAGACACCATCATCAGGCTTCCGATCGGAAGCAGCGTAGCCACCAAGAATGATCATCCGGTACGCCTCGATGTCCCCGCTATGGTTATCGAAGGACGCACCCTCGTTCCCGCACGTTTTATATCCGAGGCATTTGGCGCTGACGTGACGTGGGATAATCCAACGCGAGCCGTTCTGATTGCCGCGCAGGAAACCAGAGCTGGCAAGAGTGCTCTGGATATCTTCAATACGGCTACGGCCAGCAATGACGCCCTGTCTTCATATAAGTTTAACGGATCGATAAAAATGGCCATGTTCGCTGCTCCCAGTGCGGTTGCAACGATTAATATTGAGACTGCGGTTTATGGCGCATTTAAAACACCGCAAGAAGTATATTCCAAGACGTCGATAGTATCATCGAACTTCGACATTGACCTCGGCGACAGCGAGACCTTCACGAACGGCACCAATTATTACGAGAAGGTGGGCGACCGGTGGGAAAAACTCGAATCGTCCGGGCCGAACCAGCTTCTTGACGGCGGTGCATTCGATAACCCCACGACCATTCTTTCGATGCCGGGGAGCATAAAAAAGGTCGCGGCGTTTGGCAACGATGCGCTCGTCGCGGGTAAGCCACATTACACGATCTACCTTAAGCTCGACCCGGATGATTACAAAGCCGAACTTCGCAATACCATTTCTAAACTGGGGCCGGACGATCTCTCCGCCGATGAAAAGGCGCTGGCAGAGCGCAATTATGACGAGCTACTCAAAGGCCTTCGCTTCGATGCGGTATATAAGGTTTTTATCGATAAAGCAACGTTGGTCGCCGACTACGTCGAGATGCGAAGCATTACCAAGATGAGCGTTGAAGGGCAAGGCTTGACCACCACGAGTTCGAGCGGCTCCTTTACGATCTTTGCCATCAATCAACCGGTAGAGATGCCCGTCGTGAAGTAA
- the spoVG gene encoding septation regulator SpoVG — protein sequence MEITKVSIRKVEMNKVKAIASITIDDEFVVHDLRVVEGEKGLFVAMPSRKLPNGDFRDIAHPINSETRERIQAAVIAEYKEQLGTA from the coding sequence GTGGAAATTACCAAGGTGAGCATACGAAAAGTAGAGATGAACAAAGTTAAAGCCATTGCGAGTATCACCATTGATGATGAATTTGTCGTTCATGATCTTCGCGTGGTTGAGGGCGAGAAAGGTCTTTTCGTAGCTATGCCGAGCCGCAAATTACCGAACGGAGACTTCCGTGATATCGCTCATCCAATTAACAGCGAGACCAGGGAAAGAATCCAAGCTGCGGTTATCGCTGAGTACAAAGAGCAGTTAGGTACTGCGTAA
- a CDS encoding Rid family detoxifying hydrolase, translating into MGRVTVYSEGAPQPVGPYSQGIKAGGLVFVSGQIPLDLETGELINGDMKEQITRTLQSVESVLKAGDSSLDMAVKITVYLINIDDFSAVNEVFSDYFSEQPPAREVVKVSALPKGAQVEISAIGLAR; encoded by the coding sequence ATGGGTAGAGTTACTGTATATTCTGAAGGCGCTCCTCAGCCCGTAGGGCCGTATTCTCAAGGTATTAAGGCCGGAGGTCTTGTTTTTGTCTCAGGCCAGATTCCGCTCGATCTCGAAACGGGCGAGCTCATAAATGGGGATATGAAAGAGCAGATTACAAGAACGCTGCAGAGCGTGGAGTCTGTACTAAAAGCAGGCGATAGTTCACTTGACATGGCGGTCAAAATAACCGTTTATTTAATTAATATAGACGATTTCTCAGCGGTCAATGAAGTATTCAGCGATTATTTTTCTGAGCAACCGCCAGCAAGGGAAGTAGTAAAAGTTTCTGCCTTGCCAAAAGGAGCACAGGTAGAAATCTCGGCCATAGGGTTGGCACGATAG
- a CDS encoding hydroxyacid dehydrogenase, translated as MPAKAAFFEVEPFEELYIRDRMDKQMQLAFFTEPLTIDNVRLAEGFEIISPFIYSNIDGTVIEHLPELRLIATRSTGFDHIDLDTCRERNIVVANVPSYGENTVAEHTMALILALSRKILPSVERTRRGNFDLEGLRGFDLKGKTLGVVGGGHIGQHVIRIAHGFNMNIVVFDVRPDELLARNLHFRYVPLEELLKVSDVITLHAPYNPHTHHMINKRNIHMIKRGAILVNTSRGGLVETAGIVEALNEGILQGVGLDVLEEEGLIKEERQLLSHEYTRERLRIALETHLLLFRDDVIITPHNAFNSAEAVQRILDTTMSNIIAFLEERPQNVVEYRRAA; from the coding sequence ATGCCTGCAAAAGCAGCATTCTTCGAAGTTGAGCCTTTCGAGGAACTCTATATTCGCGACCGTATGGATAAGCAGATGCAGCTCGCCTTTTTTACCGAGCCGCTTACCATCGACAATGTCCGGCTTGCCGAAGGTTTTGAAATAATATCACCGTTCATCTATTCAAATATCGACGGGACGGTTATAGAACACCTTCCTGAACTGCGGCTTATTGCAACCAGGTCGACCGGTTTTGACCATATCGATCTTGATACGTGTCGGGAGCGCAACATCGTCGTGGCTAACGTACCTTCGTACGGCGAGAATACGGTCGCCGAGCATACAATGGCGCTCATACTGGCACTCTCACGGAAGATTCTTCCGTCGGTCGAGCGCACGCGCCGCGGCAATTTCGACCTCGAAGGGCTGAGGGGTTTCGATTTAAAAGGAAAAACCCTGGGAGTAGTCGGCGGCGGCCATATCGGCCAACATGTTATCCGTATAGCGCACGGGTTTAATATGAATATTGTGGTCTTTGACGTGCGCCCCGACGAGCTGCTGGCGCGCAACCTGCACTTCCGTTACGTGCCGCTTGAAGAACTGCTGAAGGTATCCGACGTCATCACGCTTCACGCACCCTACAATCCCCACACCCATCACATGATTAACAAACGAAATATCCATATGATCAAGCGGGGTGCGATACTGGTCAATACGTCGCGCGGGGGTCTGGTTGAAACAGCCGGAATAGTTGAAGCGCTCAATGAGGGCATATTGCAAGGTGTAGGTCTCGATGTTCTTGAGGAAGAAGGGTTAATAAAAGAGGAGCGCCAACTTTTGTCGCACGAGTATACGCGTGAGCGCCTGCGGATCGCCCTTGAAACCCATTTGCTGCTGTTTCGCGACGACGTTATTATTACACCGCATAACGCATTTAACAGCGCAGAAGCAGTGCAGAGGATTCTGGATACGACCATGTCGAATATCATTGCGTTCTTGGAGGAACGGCCGCAAAACGTCGTCGAGTACCGGCGGGCTGCATAA
- the glmU gene encoding bifunctional UDP-N-acetylglucosamine diphosphorylase/glucosamine-1-phosphate N-acetyltransferase GlmU: MGLAVIVLAAGEGTRMKSSRPKVLHAICGEPMIHFVLKSAAELSPERTIVIVGHMADTVRAELTGVEFALQEEQLGTGHAVTQVEQMLEGFAGAVLVLSGDTPLVTATTLQNLFAVHEKQGAAASILTAKIDNPTGYGRIIRAGDGTVSAIVEEKDASNAERAICEVNSGTYCFNKTKLFDALKRIDSNNAQGELYLTDVIKVFSNAGETIMASIAPDENEIMGVNTRVQLAEADAVMRGRINEQHMLAGVTIVDPTTTYISDEAVIGKDTIIYPMTFISGVTTIGEACIIGPMSRIEDCTIGNRVVAENAIVRRSTVEDDAALGPFCHVRPATLVKKGAKVGGFVEVKKSEIGENSKVPHLSYIGDAHIGTSVNIGAGTITCNYDGANKYQTIIEDEAFIGSDTMLVAPIKIGKGAFTGAGSVITKDVPEDSLSVERSEQYIINHWARKRRKKNDVQFD, from the coding sequence ATGGGTCTTGCTGTCATTGTATTAGCGGCGGGCGAGGGTACCCGCATGAAATCATCCCGTCCCAAGGTGCTTCACGCAATCTGTGGGGAACCTATGATCCACTTCGTTCTCAAATCAGCAGCCGAGCTTTCGCCTGAGCGCACTATCGTCATTGTCGGGCACATGGCGGATACGGTACGGGCCGAGCTAACCGGGGTTGAGTTTGCGCTGCAAGAAGAGCAGCTTGGAACCGGGCACGCGGTAACGCAGGTAGAGCAGATGCTCGAAGGTTTCGCTGGTGCGGTGCTGGTTTTATCCGGCGATACCCCGCTTGTAACGGCAACAACACTGCAAAACCTATTTGCGGTGCATGAAAAACAAGGCGCAGCCGCAAGTATCCTTACCGCCAAAATCGATAATCCAACCGGCTATGGGAGGATCATCCGGGCAGGTGACGGCACGGTATCGGCTATTGTCGAAGAAAAAGACGCAAGCAATGCCGAGCGCGCGATTTGCGAGGTTAACTCCGGCACCTACTGTTTCAATAAGACTAAGCTCTTTGACGCGCTCAAGCGTATCGATTCCAATAATGCACAGGGAGAGCTTTATTTGACCGATGTAATTAAGGTTTTTAGTAACGCAGGAGAGACGATTATGGCAAGTATCGCTCCCGACGAGAACGAGATTATGGGTGTAAACACCCGCGTACAGCTTGCTGAGGCCGATGCGGTCATGCGTGGGCGCATTAACGAGCAACATATGCTGGCCGGGGTCACCATCGTCGATCCAACGACGACATACATCTCAGATGAAGCCGTAATCGGCAAAGACACGATAATCTACCCGATGACGTTTATCAGCGGTGTGACCACGATCGGTGAAGCTTGTATTATCGGCCCGATGAGCCGCATTGAAGACTGTACGATCGGCAACCGGGTAGTTGCTGAAAACGCGATCGTACGCCGGAGCACCGTCGAAGACGATGCCGCGCTTGGGCCGTTTTGCCATGTGCGACCGGCCACCCTGGTGAAAAAAGGTGCTAAGGTAGGCGGCTTTGTCGAGGTTAAAAAGAGTGAGATCGGTGAAAACAGCAAGGTCCCGCATTTAAGCTACATCGGTGATGCGCATATTGGCACATCAGTTAATATAGGCGCCGGCACTATTACATGCAATTACGATGGCGCAAATAAATATCAGACGATTATTGAAGACGAGGCATTTATCGGCAGCGACACTATGTTGGTGGCGCCGATTAAAATTGGTAAAGGAGCCTTTACGGGAGCCGGATCTGTAATAACAAAAGACGTGCCGGAGGATAGCTTATCTGTAGAGCGTTCCGAGCAGTATATTATCAATCACTGGGCACGTAAGAGGCGTAAAAAGAACGATGTTCAATTTGATTAA